The nucleotide window CATCATCCCATACGATAGCCTTACCCGTCAGCAGGTCGACTACACCCTTGAAGGTGTCTTCGGCGCCGATTGGGATTTGCAGGGGCACGGGGTTAGCACCGAGCTTGTCTTTGATTTCGCTAACAGCCTTGAAGAAGTCAGCACCGGCACGGTCCATCTTGTTGACGAAGCAGATGCGGGGCACCTTGTACTTGTCAGCCTGACGCCATACGGTTTCCGACTGGGGCTCAACACCCGAAACGGCGCAGAACAGAGCAACAGCACCGTCGAGTACACGCAGCGAGCGTTCAACTTCTACCGTGAAGTCAACGTGGCCGGGGGTATCGATGAGGTTGATCTTGTACTGCTTGGTCTCTGGGGTTGGGTCACCTTTTGCGTCGGTGGGGTAATTCCAGAACGTGGTGGTAGCAGCCGAAGTGATGGTGATACCACGCTCCTGCTCCTGCTCCATCCAGTCCATCGTGGCGGCACCTTCGTGCACTTCCCCGATTTTGTGGGTCTTACCGGTGTAGTAGAGAATGCGCTCCGAAGTCGTGGTCTTACCGGCGTCGATGTGCGCCATAATCCCGATATTCCGGAGGTATTGCAGGTCTTTATTAACAGCCATTGCTTTTATTGGGGTCTTAGATACTTAAGGTCTTAAGGTCTTGGGCTGCTCAACAGAAAAATCCGTCAAAAAAATCCAAGTCCTTAAGACCCTAGAGTGCCTAATAACGATTGTTAGAAGCGGAAGTGCGAGAAGGCCTTGTTGGCTTCAGCCATGCGGTGGGTGTCGTCCTTCTTCTTAACGGAAGCACCTTCACCTTTAGCAGCGGCAATGATTTCGCCAGCCAGCTTGTCCTTCATGGTTTTCTCACCACGACGACGAGCGTACTGAATCATCCACTTAGCACCTACCGAGATACGACGGTCGGGGCGAACTTCGATCGGCACCTGGAAGGTAGCACCACCTACGCGGCGGCTCTTCACTTCTACGGTCGGCATCACGTTGTTCAGGGCCTTACGCCACATTTCCAGGCCGTTTTCCTTGGTGCGCTGCTCAACCAGTTCGCAGGCATCGTAGAAAATGGTGTAGGCCAGGTTCTTCTTTCCGTCATACATCATGTAGTTGACGAAACGAGTTACCAAGGTCTCCTTGTACTTAGGATCGGGAAGCAGGATGCGCTTCTTTGGTTTTGACTTTCTCATGAGTTTAGAAATGAGGGTGAGTAGCGGGAAGTGGGATAAGAACCATGTGCTATCCAGCACTGCGCGCTACCACACTCGTATCAATTACTTTTTCTTGCCGGGTGCTGGTTTGCCGCCTTTGCCCGTAGCAGCAGGCTGACCTGGCTTGGGACGCTTGGCGCCATACTTCGAGCGACGCTGGGTACGGCCGTTTACACCGGCGGTGTCCAGAGCGCCACGGATGATGTGGTAACGCACACCGGGAAGGTCTTTCACACGGCCACCACGGATCAGCACGATGCTGTGCTCCTGCAGGTTGTGGCCTTCACCAGGGATGTAGGCGTTAACTTCTTTGCCGTTGGTGAGGCGCACACGGGCTACTTTACGCATAGCCGAGTTCGGCTTCTTAGGCGTGGTGGTGTACACCCGGGTGCAAACGCCACGGCGCTGCGGGCACGAGTCAAGAGCCGGCGACTTTGACTTCGTCGTCAGCTTCTCGCGGCCTTTTCGTACTAATTGGTTAATGGTAGGCATCTACGGAATGGTTTGTCAAGGAGGGTTCTCTCCCAAAAAATTAGGCTTGCAAAGGTATAAAAGTTGCTTCGAAATAGCAAACAGGTTGAAATAGTTTGTTTTAGGAACACATAGAAGAGCTTGCTAAGTGTCCCAAACTGTCTATTCCGGTTAAATACCTGCATGAAAAAAGCCTTACGGATAAGTCCATAAGGCTTTTTAGCATTGAATACGTTCGATCTAGGGTCTTGATAAGCATATGTCTCTCCATTGTACCACCAAGACCTATGGGGTAACTGGGCATGTGGAGCTACTTGAGCTAATTGCGCGAATGTTTTATCGTACAACCTGCCTTTGACAGTTCACTCAGCTTACTTTTTGTATTCAACAAAGGAGCGGCTTCTATCTTCCCGATAAAAGCCGCTCCTTACACTGTATTATTTCGAGGTCTAAGCCTCTCCCATCGTGCCACCGAAACCCAGGGGTAGCTGGGCATGTCGTTTTGCTGCTTGATCGGGCCAAAGGTCTGCTCAAATCGCTCCACATTATCAGCCAAGGCCGACAGCAGCCGCTTGGCGTGCTCGGGCGTCACGATAATACGGGCCTTCACCTTGGCTTTGGGCACACCGGGCATCAGGCGAATGAAGTCGATGACAAACTCGCTGCTGCTGTGCGCTATCATGGCCAGGTTAGCATACTCGCCTTCGGCAATGGCCTCGGAGAGTTCAATGTTGATGGCGTTGGGGTCCTGAGGTCCGGGAATTTCCTGGGGTTCGTTCATGAGGTGATTGTTTTACTGATTGCCGAAAGTAGACTCGATGAAGTCCATTACTTCAGCTACTGTTACGCTAAATATCCCGGCTTGTCCGGTCAGAAAAGCTTCCCGCCAGATTTCATAGCCTTCCTCAAAGTCAGGAAGCGTATTTGCATGGCGCACTACATGAGTTACGCTGGCAGTTAAAGCTTCTTCCGAAAAAGGCAGGTGGGACGCCGTAGTACCGGGCTTCCCGCTTGGGTTAGGCGTCTTTAGCCTTAACCCATCCACGTATACATGCACGGCAACATCGGCACCATGCTGCAATTCCACTTTGACAACAGTCAACAAAGAATCGGTTTCGGTCGGCCTTGTGTGATACTCCCAAACTTGCCCAACCTGAAACCGGGAAGTAGTAATATCAACTAAAGGAACCGGAGCATCGGCTGCCATACGTAGTAAGTAAGAGGAGGAAGAGTTGCTGCTAAAGCTACTAAAAAGAAAAAGCCGACCGGATTTCTCCGGTCGGCTTCTCCAGTATTCAATTCAGCTTAGTCAGCCGATACTTCACGCTTGGCACGCGAGGCACGGGTCTTCGGCTCGGGAGCGTCCGACTTCGCGGGAGCCGTAACCTCGGGCTCATCTTTCGACCCAACCACCTGACGCGTGTACTCGCGCAGGCCGGTACCGGCCGGGATGAGGTGACCTACGATTACGTTCTCCTTCAGACCCAGCAGTTCGTCAGCCTTGCCACGGATGGCGGCTTCCGACAGCACCTTGGTCGTCTCCTGGAAGGATGCGGCCGAGATGAACGACTGAGTACCCAACGAAGCCTGGGTGATACCCTGCAACGTAGGCCGCGATACGGCCGGCTGAGCTTCCCGCACTTCTACCAGAGCTAGGTCGCGACGACGCAGCGAGGAGTTCTCATCGCGCAGACGACGGGCACTCACGATCTGACCGGGCTTCAGGTTCGTCGAATCGCCGGCATTCGTTACCACCTTCATGTCGATGATGGTATCGTTTTCTTCCATGAAGACGATTTTGTCGATAACCTGGTGCTCCAGGAAGGTCGTGTCGCCGGCATCGAGAATCACAACTTTCTGCATCATCTGGCGAACGACCACCTCGATGTGCTTATCGTTGATTTTCACACCCTGCAAGCGGTATACTTCCTGAATCTCGTTCACGAGGTATTCCTGCACGGCGCCGGGGCCCTGAATGCTCAGGATGTC belongs to Hymenobacter cellulosilyticus and includes:
- the rpsG gene encoding 30S ribosomal protein S7; the protein is MRKSKPKKRILLPDPKYKETLVTRFVNYMMYDGKKNLAYTIFYDACELVEQRTKENGLEMWRKALNNVMPTVEVKSRRVGGATFQVPIEVRPDRRISVGAKWMIQYARRRGEKTMKDKLAGEIIAAAKGEGASVKKKDDTHRMAEANKAFSHFRF
- the rpsL gene encoding 30S ribosomal protein S12, producing the protein MPTINQLVRKGREKLTTKSKSPALDSCPQRRGVCTRVYTTTPKKPNSAMRKVARVRLTNGKEVNAYIPGEGHNLQEHSIVLIRGGRVKDLPGVRYHIIRGALDTAGVNGRTQRRSKYGAKRPKPGQPAATGKGGKPAPGKKK